A DNA window from Anastrepha obliqua isolate idAnaObli1 chromosome 5, idAnaObli1_1.0, whole genome shotgun sequence contains the following coding sequences:
- the LOC129248024 gene encoding uncharacterized protein LOC129248024, which produces MSASYWLTIFATLVCIQLSLSAVVQAAQPANQELQAFIGRVEALVLDTTDRALIITRNIYLNISKEMPPMLLQATNQTMQDYVWRVNEALNGSSNANFTIKRKLLRQFKVNNLQIELLRRQLTPLQPEFNFQLISDEFTNSQNNITEFDNLYLWFMQEFADASQQLWDTLSEPTVEEQQELLELLDEISKEQQLREKDKLYDEFIAMFLFKIEENELETKELY; this is translated from the exons ATGTCGGCAAGTTACTGGCTAACAATTTTTGCCACACTAGTTTGCATACAG CTCTCCCTCTCGGCCGTTGTACAGGCTGCCCAGCCCGCCAATCAAGAGCTGCAGGCATTCATCGGCCGCGTTGAGGCGCTGGTACTCGATACCACCGATCGTGCACTGATTATCACTCGTAATATTTACCTTAACATAAGCAAAGAGATGCCACCAATGCTGCTGCAGGCTACCAATCAAACGATGCAAGATTATGTTTGGCGGGTCAATGAAGCATTGAATGGCTCATCAAATGCCAACTTCACCATTAAGCGCAAATTGTTGCGGCAATTTAAAGTGAACAATCTGCAAATCGAACTGCTGCGTCGCCAATTGACTCCGCTGCAACCGGAATTCAACTTTCAACTGATCTCAGATGAATTTACCAACTCACAAAATAACATCACCGAATTTGATAATTTGTATTTGTGGTTCATGCAAGAATTCGCGGACGCATCGCAGCAGTTGTGGGATACATTGTCCGAGCCTACAGTGGAGGAGCAACAGGAGCTGTTGGAGCTGCTCGATGAGATTTCCAAAGAGCAGCAACTGCGTGAGAAGGATAAATTGTATGATGAATTTATTGCCATGTTTCTATTCAAAATCGAAGAGAATGAGTTGGAGACTAAAGAATTGTATTGA